In Sardina pilchardus chromosome 10, fSarPil1.1, whole genome shotgun sequence, one genomic interval encodes:
- the mob2a gene encoding MOB kinase activator 2a isoform X4, which produces MDWLMGKSKTKPNGKKPPTEEKKHYLEPEYTKVRVVDFDLKELVELPREIDLNEWLASNTTTFFNLINLQYSTISEFCTGDTCQAMTAACNTIFFWHDEKGKKIKCTAPQYVDFVMSLVQKLVTDEDIFPTKYGKEFPNSFESLVKKICRFLFHVLAHIYWAHFKETVVLDLQGHLNTLYAHFIVFVREFNLVDPKETCIMDDLSEVVCTPPPPSAENHVTER; this is translated from the exons GAAGTCGAAGACGAAGCCAAATGGGAAGAAGCCGCCGACGGAGGAGAAGAAGCACTACCTGGAGCCGGAGTACACCAAGGTGCGGGTGGTGGACTTCGACTTGAAGGAGTTGGTGGAGCTCCCGAGGGAGATTGACCTTAACGAATGGCTCGCCAGCAACA CGACGACTTTCTTCAATCTCATCAACCTGCAGTATAGTACAATCTCAGAGTTCTGCACTGGGGACACGTGTCAGGCTATGACGGCAGCATGCAATAC GATATTCTTCTGGCATGATGAAAAGGGTAAGAAGATTAAATGCACAGCTCCCCAGTACGTCGACTTCGTCATGAGTTTGGTTCAGAAGCTGGTGACCGATGAAGATATATTCCCTACAAAATATG GTAAGGAGTTCCCCAACTCGTTTGAGTCGCTAGTGAAGAAGATCTGCCGGTTCCTGTTCCACGTGCTGGCGCACATCTACTGGGCGCACTTTAAGGAGACGGTGGTGCTGGACCTGCAGGGCCACCTGAACACTCTCTACGCACATTTCATCGTCTTCGTCCGGGAGTTCAACCTGGTCGACCCCAAGGAGACCTGCATCATGGACGACCTGTCGGAGGTGGTGtgcacccccccgcccccctcggCAGAAAACCACGTCACGGAGAGATGA
- the mob2a gene encoding MOB kinase activator 2a isoform X1: MHAQRTPKNGLSCKMVLQTVGKVLRKSKTKPNGKKPPTEEKKHYLEPEYTKVRVVDFDLKELVELPREIDLNEWLASNTTTFFNLINLQYSTISEFCTGDTCQAMTAACNTIFFWHDEKGKKIKCTAPQYVDFVMSLVQKLVTDEDIFPTKYGKEFPNSFESLVKKICRFLFHVLAHIYWAHFKETVVLDLQGHLNTLYAHFIVFVREFNLVDPKETCIMDDLSEVVCTPPPPSAENHVTER, translated from the exons GAAGTCGAAGACGAAGCCAAATGGGAAGAAGCCGCCGACGGAGGAGAAGAAGCACTACCTGGAGCCGGAGTACACCAAGGTGCGGGTGGTGGACTTCGACTTGAAGGAGTTGGTGGAGCTCCCGAGGGAGATTGACCTTAACGAATGGCTCGCCAGCAACA CGACGACTTTCTTCAATCTCATCAACCTGCAGTATAGTACAATCTCAGAGTTCTGCACTGGGGACACGTGTCAGGCTATGACGGCAGCATGCAATAC GATATTCTTCTGGCATGATGAAAAGGGTAAGAAGATTAAATGCACAGCTCCCCAGTACGTCGACTTCGTCATGAGTTTGGTTCAGAAGCTGGTGACCGATGAAGATATATTCCCTACAAAATATG GTAAGGAGTTCCCCAACTCGTTTGAGTCGCTAGTGAAGAAGATCTGCCGGTTCCTGTTCCACGTGCTGGCGCACATCTACTGGGCGCACTTTAAGGAGACGGTGGTGCTGGACCTGCAGGGCCACCTGAACACTCTCTACGCACATTTCATCGTCTTCGTCCGGGAGTTCAACCTGGTCGACCCCAAGGAGACCTGCATCATGGACGACCTGTCGGAGGTGGTGtgcacccccccgcccccctcggCAGAAAACCACGTCACGGAGAGATGA
- the mob2a gene encoding MOB kinase activator 2a isoform X2 encodes MGVLVCCDCFFYRKSKTKPNGKKPPTEEKKHYLEPEYTKVRVVDFDLKELVELPREIDLNEWLASNTTTFFNLINLQYSTISEFCTGDTCQAMTAACNTIFFWHDEKGKKIKCTAPQYVDFVMSLVQKLVTDEDIFPTKYGKEFPNSFESLVKKICRFLFHVLAHIYWAHFKETVVLDLQGHLNTLYAHFIVFVREFNLVDPKETCIMDDLSEVVCTPPPPSAENHVTER; translated from the exons GAAGTCGAAGACGAAGCCAAATGGGAAGAAGCCGCCGACGGAGGAGAAGAAGCACTACCTGGAGCCGGAGTACACCAAGGTGCGGGTGGTGGACTTCGACTTGAAGGAGTTGGTGGAGCTCCCGAGGGAGATTGACCTTAACGAATGGCTCGCCAGCAACA CGACGACTTTCTTCAATCTCATCAACCTGCAGTATAGTACAATCTCAGAGTTCTGCACTGGGGACACGTGTCAGGCTATGACGGCAGCATGCAATAC GATATTCTTCTGGCATGATGAAAAGGGTAAGAAGATTAAATGCACAGCTCCCCAGTACGTCGACTTCGTCATGAGTTTGGTTCAGAAGCTGGTGACCGATGAAGATATATTCCCTACAAAATATG GTAAGGAGTTCCCCAACTCGTTTGAGTCGCTAGTGAAGAAGATCTGCCGGTTCCTGTTCCACGTGCTGGCGCACATCTACTGGGCGCACTTTAAGGAGACGGTGGTGCTGGACCTGCAGGGCCACCTGAACACTCTCTACGCACATTTCATCGTCTTCGTCCGGGAGTTCAACCTGGTCGACCCCAAGGAGACCTGCATCATGGACGACCTGTCGGAGGTGGTGtgcacccccccgcccccctcggCAGAAAACCACGTCACGGAGAGATGA
- the mob2a gene encoding MOB kinase activator 2a isoform X3: MRFKRNGSYTLNRKSKTKPNGKKPPTEEKKHYLEPEYTKVRVVDFDLKELVELPREIDLNEWLASNTTTFFNLINLQYSTISEFCTGDTCQAMTAACNTIFFWHDEKGKKIKCTAPQYVDFVMSLVQKLVTDEDIFPTKYGKEFPNSFESLVKKICRFLFHVLAHIYWAHFKETVVLDLQGHLNTLYAHFIVFVREFNLVDPKETCIMDDLSEVVCTPPPPSAENHVTER, translated from the exons GAAGTCGAAGACGAAGCCAAATGGGAAGAAGCCGCCGACGGAGGAGAAGAAGCACTACCTGGAGCCGGAGTACACCAAGGTGCGGGTGGTGGACTTCGACTTGAAGGAGTTGGTGGAGCTCCCGAGGGAGATTGACCTTAACGAATGGCTCGCCAGCAACA CGACGACTTTCTTCAATCTCATCAACCTGCAGTATAGTACAATCTCAGAGTTCTGCACTGGGGACACGTGTCAGGCTATGACGGCAGCATGCAATAC GATATTCTTCTGGCATGATGAAAAGGGTAAGAAGATTAAATGCACAGCTCCCCAGTACGTCGACTTCGTCATGAGTTTGGTTCAGAAGCTGGTGACCGATGAAGATATATTCCCTACAAAATATG GTAAGGAGTTCCCCAACTCGTTTGAGTCGCTAGTGAAGAAGATCTGCCGGTTCCTGTTCCACGTGCTGGCGCACATCTACTGGGCGCACTTTAAGGAGACGGTGGTGCTGGACCTGCAGGGCCACCTGAACACTCTCTACGCACATTTCATCGTCTTCGTCCGGGAGTTCAACCTGGTCGACCCCAAGGAGACCTGCATCATGGACGACCTGTCGGAGGTGGTGtgcacccccccgcccccctcggCAGAAAACCACGTCACGGAGAGATGA
- the kcnj11 gene encoding ATP-sensitive inward rectifier potassium channel 11 yields the protein MLSRKGLIPDDYLLTRLAEDVLQPKFKAVQRKARFVAKNGTCNVAHTNIREQGRFLQDVFTTLVDLKWLHTLIIFTMSFLCSWFLFGMIWWLIAFAHGDLDQPKDDFVPCVTDIHSFSSAFLFSIEVQVTIGFGGRMITDECVSAIIILLVQNIVGLVINAIMLGCIFMKTAQAKRRAETLIFSKHAVISLRNDKLCFMVRIGDLRKSMIISATVRMQVVRRTTTNEGEIVPLDQIDIHMDNPIGTNGIFLVSPLVICHVIDKNSPLYELSAFDLLNDSIEIIVVLEGVVETTGITTQARTSYLSEEILWGKRFVPAVNEEDGIYSVDYSKFGNTSKVPTPTCSAKQLEEGGGMALFKLRESTHPKASVRRRRVKQSSIGQDNTTEFSTGREEYQPQSTVQSADLHTQAEM from the coding sequence ATGTTGTCAAGGAAAGGACTTATTCCTGATGACTATTTGCTGACTCGTTTAGCGGAGGATGTACTGCAACCAAAATTCAAAGCAGTACAAAGGAAGGCTCGCTTCGTCGCCAAGAATGGGACTTGCAACGTAGCCCACACGAACATTCGCGAACAAGGACGATTTCTTCAGGACGTCTTTACTACATTGGTCGATTTAAAATGGCTACATACACTCATTATATTTACAATGTCCTTTCTCTGCAGTTGGTTTTTGTTTGGCATGATCTGGTGGCTTATAGCTTTCGCGCATGGGGACCTTGACCAGCCCAAAGACGACTTCGTTCCGTGCGTTACGGACATCCATTCGTTCTCCTCCGCCTTCCTTTTCTCCATCGAGGTTCAGGTGACCATCGGTTTCGGTGGACGAATGATCACCGACGAATGTGTGTCAGCCATAATCATACTACTTGTTCAGAATATTGTGGGGCTGGTTATCAACGCCATCATGCTTGGCTGCATTTTTATGAAAACAGCCCAAGCCAAGAGACGTGCGGAGACGTTGATCTTCAGCAAACATGCGGTGATCAGTCTTCGCAATGACAAGTTGTGCTTCATGGTACGCATCGGGGATCTCCGCAAGAGCATGATCATCAGTGCGACTGTCAGAATGCAGGTGGTGAGGAGGACTACCACCAACGAGGGAGAGATAGTTCCTTTGGACCAGATAGACATCCACATGGATAACCCTATTGGAACGAATGGCATTTTCCTGGTGTCACCACTCGTGATTTGCCATGTAATCGACAAAAACAGTCCTTTGTACGAACTGTCAGCGTTTGACTTACTAAATGATAGCATTGAAATAATAGTCGTGCTGGAGGGCGTCGTGGAAACCACGGGCATCACTACCCAGGCCCGGACGTCTTACCTGTCAGAGGAGATTTTGTGGGGGAAACGCTTTGTGCCCGCGGTGAATGAGGAGGATGGCATTTATTCTGTGGACTACTCGAAATTTGGCAACACATCTAAAGTACCTACTCCGACATGCAGTGCGAAACAGCTGGAGGAAGGGGGAGGCATGGCCCTTTTTAAACTCCGGGAGTCCACTCATCCCAAGGCGTCTGTAAGGAGACGGCGCGTCAAACAGTCAAGCATCGGTCAAGACAATACAACTGAATTTTCAACGGGCCGAGAGGAGTACCAGCCACAGTCAACTGTCCAAAGTGCAGACCTACACACTCAGGCGGAAATGTAG